The following are encoded in a window of Thermoanaerobacter ethanolicus JW 200 genomic DNA:
- a CDS encoding patatin-like phospholipase family protein, with product MYGVVLEGGGARGAYQIGVYKALIEEGIEVGGIAGTSVGALNGAVLVQGDFEKAYELWYDISYSKVIKAEDEEIEKLKKGKLEREDILLLVQRLKGIIGDGGLDITPLRNLLQEVIDEDKIRRSGKDFGIVTVSLSDLKPLELYIEDIPQGKLVDYLMASAYLPVFKREKIDGKKYIDGGIYNNLPANLLMDKGYKDLIVIRTGSFGIMRKLDFKGLNVLVISPKEDLGGILDFDKNLSRYNLKLGYFDGLKALKGLKGYKYYIHPEEKEEFFINYLLNLEGEKIKDIKEIFRINQEIPDKRALFEFIMPRLCGILDLKDTADYEEIFLALLENLAETYDVDRFKVYTYAELIEEIKRKVRIEEEEEEGNIIEKIIKKVDVLSLFTKSEVIKELGRIIFS from the coding sequence ATGTATGGAGTAGTATTAGAAGGTGGAGGAGCGAGAGGGGCCTATCAAATAGGAGTTTATAAGGCACTGATAGAGGAAGGAATAGAAGTAGGAGGAATTGCAGGCACTTCTGTAGGCGCTTTAAATGGGGCTGTATTAGTGCAAGGAGATTTTGAAAAGGCTTATGAGCTATGGTATGATATTTCTTATTCCAAAGTCATAAAGGCTGAGGATGAAGAGATAGAGAAATTGAAAAAGGGTAAGCTGGAAAGAGAAGATATCCTTTTATTAGTTCAAAGATTAAAAGGCATCATTGGAGATGGAGGCTTAGATATAACTCCTTTGAGGAATTTATTACAAGAAGTTATAGATGAAGACAAGATAAGAAGGTCAGGGAAGGATTTTGGCATTGTGACAGTGTCTTTAAGTGATTTAAAGCCGTTGGAATTATACATTGAAGACATTCCTCAAGGGAAATTGGTAGATTATTTGATGGCAAGCGCTTACTTGCCTGTTTTTAAGAGGGAAAAAATTGATGGAAAAAAGTATATTGACGGAGGGATATACAACAATCTTCCTGCTAATTTGCTAATGGACAAGGGATATAAGGACTTGATAGTCATAAGGACAGGAAGCTTTGGAATCATGAGGAAACTTGATTTTAAAGGCTTAAATGTTTTGGTCATTTCTCCAAAAGAGGATTTAGGAGGGATATTAGATTTTGATAAAAATCTTTCCAGGTATAATCTTAAATTAGGGTACTTTGATGGTCTAAAAGCTTTAAAAGGACTAAAAGGATATAAATATTATATACACCCAGAGGAAAAAGAAGAATTTTTTATAAATTATCTTTTAAACTTAGAAGGGGAGAAAATAAAAGATATAAAGGAGATTTTTAGAATCAATCAAGAAATACCTGACAAAAGGGCTTTGTTTGAATTTATAATGCCAAGACTTTGTGGAATCTTGGACTTAAAAGATACTGCTGATTACGAAGAAATATTTTTAGCATTGTTAGAAAATTTAGCAGAAACCTATGATGTAGATAGGTTTAAAGTTTACACCTATGCTGAACTTATAGAAGAAATAAAGAGAAAAGTTAGAATAGAGGAAGAGGAAGAAGAGGGCAATATAATCGAGAAAATAATTAAAAAAGTGGAT
- a CDS encoding DUF6930 domain-containing protein translates to MMRSNMVLDMVINYILNIGKPRRIFARDEYLLYLLTDLCERGKIDLQVKERLKAIDRFVESFSEFQF, encoded by the coding sequence ATGATGAGGTCCAATATGGTTTTAGATATGGTAATCAATTATATTTTAAATATAGGAAAGCCCAGAAGGATTTTTGCAAGAGATGAATATTTGCTTTATCTATTGACGGATTTATGTGAACGTGGAAAAATAGATTTACAGGTTAAAGAAAGGTTAAAAGCTATTGATAGATTTGTAGAAAGCTTTTCTGAATTTCAATTTTAA
- a CDS encoding DUF6930 domain-containing protein → MLDEEEVLKETEVFKHLFMALQDFIEKDIKVDFEAGETLVHRYGKQQNTWITHAAPLVIPERKYLIPVLKDELLLSRIAKQKNTGTDIEMDIAYVNSTIRDKRYERPIAIRSCILADSRTEMVIDQYLLTPEDDEVQYGFRYGNQLYFKYRKAQKDFCKR, encoded by the coding sequence ATGCTAGATGAGGAAGAAGTATTAAAAGAAACTGAAGTATTTAAGCATTTATTTATGGCTCTTCAAGATTTTATTGAAAAGGACATTAAAGTAGATTTTGAAGCAGGAGAAACCTTAGTTCATAGGTATGGTAAACAACAAAATACATGGATTACTCATGCTGCTCCTCTTGTTATTCCAGAAAGGAAATACTTAATTCCTGTATTAAAAGATGAATTGCTTTTATCGAGGATTGCCAAGCAAAAAAATACGGGGACTGACATAGAGATGGATATAGCTTATGTAAATAGTACAATAAGAGATAAACGGTATGAACGGCCTATTGCTATTAGAAGTTGTATTTTAGCTGATTCCCGAACAGAAATGGTAATAGATCAATATTTACTTACTCCTGAAGATGATGAGGTCCAATATGGTTTTAGATATGGTAATCAATTATATTTTAAATATAGGAAAGCCCAGAAGGATTTTTGCAAGAGATGA
- the rlmD gene encoding 23S rRNA (uracil(1939)-C(5))-methyltransferase RlmD has product MTVRKNDVITVDVKEMEFGGFGIGYFEGKKVKIKGALLGQKIKAKVRKVKKDMVEGEIVEVIENSTLEKQSLCPHFGDCGGCTYQNVSYQDQLKIKEDILKKLFEKEGITEYEFLGIVKSPKEHGYRNKMEYTFGKDKEGNAALGLHRKGRFYEVIMTDKCNIVEDDFLKALNLTFDYAIKKALPFYDKKTHEGFLRHLVVRKASKSGEILLNIVTTTQLQHDFTELIERYKNANFGSRLVGVLHTQNDSWSDAVVCERLEVLYGRDYLIEEILDLKFKISAFSFFQTNSYGAEKLYETVREFAGDVSDKIVFDLYSGTGTIGIIMAPMAKKVIGIELVEEAVMSARENAELNGLKNCTFIAGDVSKKLKEIKEMPDVVIVDPPRSGINPKALEDIIKFNPQKVVYVSCNPESLARDLKIFSEGGYKVDKVKCVDMFPHTHHVETVVLMERK; this is encoded by the coding sequence ATGACAGTGAGAAAAAACGATGTTATCACAGTTGACGTAAAAGAGATGGAATTTGGTGGATTTGGGATAGGCTATTTTGAGGGGAAAAAAGTAAAAATAAAAGGAGCACTTTTGGGGCAAAAAATAAAGGCAAAAGTTAGAAAAGTAAAAAAGGATATGGTAGAAGGCGAAATAGTAGAGGTAATAGAGAATTCTACTTTGGAGAAGCAAAGCCTTTGCCCTCACTTTGGAGATTGTGGCGGCTGTACTTATCAAAATGTTAGCTATCAAGATCAACTTAAGATAAAAGAAGATATTTTGAAAAAGCTTTTTGAAAAAGAAGGAATAACAGAGTACGAATTTTTAGGTATTGTAAAAAGTCCTAAAGAGCATGGTTATAGGAATAAAATGGAATACACTTTTGGAAAAGATAAAGAAGGCAATGCGGCGTTAGGACTTCATAGAAAAGGTCGATTTTATGAGGTAATCATGACAGACAAATGTAATATTGTTGAAGATGATTTTCTCAAGGCTTTAAATCTTACTTTTGATTATGCAATAAAAAAAGCACTTCCTTTTTATGACAAAAAGACTCATGAAGGTTTTTTGAGACATTTGGTTGTGAGAAAGGCATCAAAATCAGGAGAGATTTTGTTAAACATTGTGACGACAACACAGTTGCAACATGACTTTACAGAGCTTATTGAAAGATATAAAAATGCGAATTTTGGAAGTCGTCTTGTGGGTGTACTACATACTCAAAACGATTCCTGGTCAGATGCTGTAGTATGCGAAAGATTGGAAGTGCTATATGGAAGAGATTATCTAATAGAAGAGATTTTGGATTTAAAATTTAAAATAAGTGCATTTTCTTTTTTTCAGACCAATTCATACGGGGCAGAAAAACTTTATGAGACGGTGAGGGAATTTGCAGGAGATGTATCTGACAAAATAGTTTTTGATTTGTACTCCGGTACAGGGACCATAGGTATAATTATGGCTCCAATGGCTAAAAAAGTGATTGGGATAGAACTTGTGGAAGAAGCAGTTATGTCGGCGAGGGAAAACGCAGAACTCAATGGACTTAAAAATTGCACTTTCATTGCCGGTGATGTCTCAAAGAAACTCAAAGAAATTAAAGAAATGCCTGATGTGGTGATTGTGGATCCTCCAAGGTCTGGAATCAATCCAAAAGCTCTTGAAGATATTATAAAATTCAACCCTCAAAAAGTAGTTTATGTTTCTTGTAATCCTGAATCTCTTGCAAGAGATTTAAAAATTTTTAGTGAAGGAGGATATAAAGTAGATAAAGTAAAATGTGTAGACATGTTTCCTCATACGCATCACGTTGAGACGGTAGTGTTAATGGAGAGAAAGTAA
- a CDS encoding HutP family protein, with amino-acid sequence MFINNLTVAKGAIVLSLSSNREEEEEIKKLLLEKGYKCAVTELGGKSSEFNEKIVSAVVGAALNNNVIEKNPTSMHALLHATIEAVKSLSLTLPLDVSLMMKIAVVADNTWIAVSMFGKSALHPLTNHERLGFGIMHL; translated from the coding sequence GTGTTTATAAACAACCTAACAGTTGCAAAAGGAGCCATAGTATTGTCTCTTTCATCAAATAGAGAGGAAGAAGAAGAAATCAAAAAACTTCTCTTAGAAAAAGGTTACAAATGCGCTGTAACAGAGCTGGGAGGTAAAAGTAGCGAATTCAATGAAAAAATAGTCTCTGCAGTGGTAGGAGCAGCTTTAAACAATAATGTAATTGAAAAAAATCCAACTTCTATGCACGCCCTCTTACATGCTACAATTGAAGCTGTAAAATCCTTATCCTTGACTTTGCCCTTAGACGTAAGCCTTATGATGAAAATTGCAGTTGTAGCAGATAATACTTGGATTGCAGTTTCAATGTTTGGAAAATCAGCTTTACATCCTCTCACAAATCATGAAAGGTTGGGTTTTGGAATAATGCACTTATAA
- a CDS encoding transposase: protein MYQLQLLLNIPELFTSQSKIDFYSSMFENLDLSSIPEFPSSSPGRKGYSHHALFRAFIVMKAERFGTISDLLDYLRNNLIIAHLCGFDISKPLPSYWTFRRFINDFSHDYLTSIFQNQVNILKNMGIISGEFISMDSTPIKANTKLNNPKSFSKNKFSKDNQPKSDKDCKLGVYSASNDSSNKRYKFYWGYKNHIIVDAISGLPIAETTTPADAPDFEAALSLLEKTNKWFNLKYVNFIADKGYDVKKLYNYVRNILHGHCFIPLNKRNSKNPPLTDDGYMVCEAGIKMLKDGKQYFDGFIKQKFVCKFCNSKDDSACPINHPKYFNGKKHRGCTKYAIISSDYRSSINRDSLYFKAVYKLRIESERYNSRFKALDFEKAYVRNINSVSNLNTFGHITLLTVAIVAIKLGKYDEFRSLVALMQSA, encoded by the coding sequence ATGTACCAGCTTCAATTGCTTTTAAATATACCTGAACTCTTTACCTCTCAGTCTAAAATTGATTTCTATTCTTCTATGTTTGAAAATCTTGACCTGTCTTCAATACCTGAATTCCCTTCCTCTAGTCCTGGCCGTAAGGGTTATTCTCACCATGCACTTTTTAGAGCTTTTATTGTCATGAAAGCTGAAAGATTCGGCACAATTTCTGACCTTTTAGATTATCTCCGCAATAATCTTATCATTGCTCATCTTTGTGGCTTCGACATTTCTAAACCTCTTCCTTCTTATTGGACTTTTCGCCGTTTTATTAATGACTTCTCTCATGATTATTTGACCTCTATTTTTCAAAATCAGGTCAATATCCTCAAAAATATGGGTATTATCTCCGGTGAGTTTATTTCCATGGATTCTACCCCTATTAAAGCTAACACTAAGTTAAATAACCCTAAGTCTTTTTCTAAAAATAAATTCTCTAAAGATAATCAGCCTAAGTCAGATAAGGATTGTAAATTAGGCGTTTATTCTGCTTCTAACGATTCTTCTAATAAACGCTATAAGTTTTATTGGGGCTATAAAAATCACATTATTGTTGATGCTATCTCTGGTTTACCCATCGCTGAAACTACTACCCCCGCTGATGCCCCTGATTTTGAAGCCGCTTTATCTTTGCTTGAGAAGACTAATAAGTGGTTTAACCTTAAGTATGTTAATTTTATTGCTGATAAAGGCTATGATGTTAAGAAACTTTATAATTATGTTAGAAATATTCTCCACGGTCATTGCTTTATTCCTCTTAACAAGCGTAATTCTAAAAATCCCCCTCTGACTGATGATGGTTATATGGTCTGTGAAGCGGGTATTAAAATGCTTAAAGATGGCAAGCAATATTTTGATGGTTTTATTAAGCAAAAATTTGTTTGCAAGTTCTGTAATTCTAAGGATGATTCTGCCTGCCCTATAAATCATCCTAAATATTTTAATGGCAAAAAGCATAGAGGCTGTACTAAGTATGCTATTATATCTTCTGATTATAGGTCCTCTATTAATAGAGACTCCCTATATTTTAAGGCCGTCTACAAATTGAGAATTGAATCAGAAAGATATAATTCCCGCTTTAAAGCTCTGGATTTTGAAAAGGCTTATGTTAGAAATATTAATTCTGTGAGCAACCTTAATACTTTTGGCCATATTACTTTGCTTACTGTCGCTATTGTAGCTATTAAATTGGGCAAATATGATGAGTTTAGATCTCTTGTTGCTTTGATGCAATCGGCCTAA
- a CDS encoding sodium ion-translocating decarboxylase subunit beta, producing the protein MEFLLKLFKDMIQTTGLVHLTLGNVFLILVGIFLIYLAIVKKYEPFLLLPIGFGSIVANIPATDLLEPGGLIHFFYLGVEKVIYPPLIFLGVGAMTDFGPMIANPSLMILGAFAHIGIFIALIGAKLLGFSIFEAGAIGIIGGADGPMAIYVTQKLAPHLMAQISVAAYSYMALMPLIQPPIMRLLTTKEERQIMMKQMRPVSKTEKIAFPIVITVLIDLLLPPIAPLITMLMLGNLLKESGVVDRLAKTVSGEFMNVITILLGVSIGSTMKADTFLTIKTLEIVTLGLIAFMTGTAGGVLGAKFLNKLSGGKINPLVGSAGIASVPIAARVSHSVAIKENPYNFLIMHAMGPNLAGVFGTAIAGGIMLVLLGVH; encoded by the coding sequence ATGGAGTTTCTGTTAAAACTTTTTAAAGATATGATACAAACTACCGGTCTTGTTCATTTAACTTTGGGTAATGTGTTTTTAATATTGGTAGGTATATTCCTCATATACTTAGCTATTGTAAAAAAATATGAGCCATTTTTACTTCTCCCAATAGGTTTTGGCAGTATTGTAGCAAACATACCAGCTACTGATTTATTGGAACCTGGAGGACTTATACACTTTTTTTACTTAGGGGTTGAAAAGGTTATCTATCCTCCTCTTATCTTCCTCGGCGTAGGTGCCATGACGGACTTTGGTCCTATGATTGCGAATCCTAGTTTAATGATTTTAGGTGCTTTTGCCCATATAGGAATATTTATAGCATTAATAGGCGCAAAACTTTTAGGTTTTAGTATATTTGAAGCGGGGGCTATAGGGATTATTGGCGGTGCAGATGGACCAATGGCAATTTACGTAACTCAAAAATTAGCTCCCCACCTTATGGCTCAAATATCTGTCGCTGCGTATTCTTATATGGCGTTAATGCCTTTAATACAACCTCCTATCATGAGGTTACTTACTACAAAAGAGGAAAGGCAAATAATGATGAAACAGATGAGACCCGTTTCAAAAACAGAAAAAATCGCCTTTCCTATTGTAATAACTGTTTTAATAGATTTACTACTTCCTCCAATTGCTCCTCTTATAACAATGTTGATGTTAGGAAATCTTTTAAAAGAGTCGGGAGTTGTAGATAGGCTTGCAAAAACAGTCAGTGGAGAATTTATGAACGTAATTACGATATTATTAGGAGTCTCCATAGGCTCCACCATGAAAGCAGACACTTTTTTGACCATTAAGACATTAGAGATAGTCACCTTAGGGCTTATCGCTTTTATGACAGGAACAGCTGGAGGTGTACTGGGAGCAAAATTTTTAAATAAACTTTCTGGTGGAAAAATAAATCCTCTTGTTGGCTCTGCAGGTATAGCTTCTGTTCCAATAGCTGCGAGAGTGTCCCACTCTGTAGCCATAAAAGAAAATCCTTACAACTTTTTAATAATGCACGCCATGGGGCCAAACCTTGCCGGAGTTTTTGGAACGGCAATAGCAGGTGGAATAATGCTTGTACTATTAGGAGTTCATTAA
- a CDS encoding spore coat associated protein CotJA, giving the protein MYDYNPYVQDYAFPPLKLAQAYVPLQKYVSLYPPEEAIKKGTVFPELDMPYVGEKMR; this is encoded by the coding sequence ATGTACGACTATAATCCTTATGTACAAGATTATGCTTTTCCTCCTCTAAAGCTTGCACAGGCTTATGTGCCTTTACAGAAATATGTATCTCTTTATCCTCCGGAAGAAGCCATTAAAAAAGGCACTGTTTTTCCTGAACTTGATATGCCTTATGTAGGCGAAAAAATGAGGTGA
- a CDS encoding spore coat protein CotJB, whose product MDGNQISLLKKIMEIEFTCIDLNLYLDTHPDDQKALQDYNYYSNQLSMLKQQYEQFYGPLMVFGHSQSQYPWKWVDDPWPWEIEY is encoded by the coding sequence ATGGATGGCAATCAAATATCTTTGCTTAAGAAAATCATGGAAATAGAGTTTACCTGTATAGATTTGAATCTATATTTAGACACCCATCCCGATGACCAAAAAGCCCTTCAAGACTATAACTATTATTCCAACCAATTGTCTATGTTGAAACAACAATATGAACAATTTTACGGGCCCTTGATGGTTTTTGGTCATTCACAAAGTCAATATCCTTGGAAATGGGTAGATGACCCATGGCCTTGGGAAATAGAATATTGA
- a CDS encoding manganese catalase family protein has product MWVYEKKLQYPAKVCKPDVKMAKYLIAQYGGPDGELAAALRYQTQRFVMPTGKAKAVLTDIATEELAHLEIIATLVFKLLKGVPVEILKREGLGEYYTEHDRGLFYADTTGMLWTAAYIQAKGDAIADLHEDMASEEKARATYEHLINLTDDPCVKDTLRFLREREIVHFQRFGETLVQVREYMESKKFF; this is encoded by the coding sequence ATGTGGGTTTATGAAAAGAAACTACAATATCCTGCTAAAGTATGCAAACCAGATGTAAAAATGGCAAAATACCTCATCGCCCAATATGGAGGCCCTGATGGAGAATTGGCAGCCGCTTTAAGATATCAAACTCAGCGATTCGTCATGCCTACAGGAAAAGCAAAAGCAGTTTTGACAGACATTGCTACAGAAGAATTAGCACACCTTGAAATAATAGCAACTCTTGTTTTCAAGCTTTTAAAGGGAGTACCAGTAGAAATATTAAAAAGAGAAGGATTAGGGGAATACTATACAGAACATGATAGAGGCCTATTCTATGCAGATACAACAGGAATGTTATGGACCGCCGCCTATATCCAGGCTAAAGGAGATGCAATCGCTGATCTACACGAAGATATGGCATCCGAAGAAAAAGCAAGAGCAACTTATGAACATTTAATAAATCTCACAGATGACCCTTGTGTAAAAGATACTCTAAGGTTTTTGAGAGAAAGGGAGATTGTACACTTTCAAAGATTTGGAGAAACTTTAGTACAGGTAAGAGAATATATGGAAAGTAAAAAATTCTTTTAA
- a CDS encoding YbaK/EbsC family protein, with amino-acid sequence MLFYVKLVVFKGGVEVSVEAVKEFFKEKGYDIKIKIFEDTSTVEKAAKSLGVTPGEIAKSMLFRLKDKYIMIITAGDRKIDNKKFKDTFKTKAKMASPEEVLEVTGHPVGGVCPYGLKNPIEVYYDVSLKNYEVVYPAAGDTNAAATIKVEDLDKIVEGKWVDVCQ; translated from the coding sequence ATGCTCTTTTATGTAAAACTTGTGGTATTTAAAGGTGGTGTAGAGGTGTCAGTAGAAGCGGTGAAAGAGTTCTTTAAAGAGAAAGGATATGATATTAAAATAAAAATTTTTGAAGATACAAGCACTGTGGAAAAAGCAGCTAAATCTTTAGGGGTAACTCCTGGGGAAATAGCAAAGTCTATGCTTTTTAGATTAAAAGATAAATATATTATGATTATAACAGCAGGGGATAGAAAAATAGACAATAAAAAATTTAAAGATACTTTTAAAACAAAAGCAAAAATGGCATCCCCAGAAGAAGTGTTAGAAGTTACAGGGCATCCTGTTGGTGGCGTTTGTCCTTATGGGCTGAAAAATCCGATTGAAGTATATTATGATGTGTCTTTAAAAAATTATGAGGTAGTATATCCTGCAGCTGGTGATACAAATGCTGCTGCTACCATAAAAGTCGAAGACCTTGATAAAATAGTAGAAGGAAAATGGGTAGATGTATGCCAATAG
- a CDS encoding homocysteine S-methyltransferase family protein, whose amino-acid sequence MLDIFKELSNRVIVFDGAMGTQLQERGLKSGECPEYMNITHPEVVFDIHRSYIEAGADVIETNTFGANRIKLAKYGLENEVFNIVTQAVKIAKEASKDKPVALSIGPIGELLTPYGDMTFDEAYDVFKEVVIAAERAGADIVLIETMSDMLEAKAAILAAKENSNMKVICTMTFQEDGRTLMGSDPITVVVSLQGLGLDAIGVNCSTGPDKMVSVVEKMSQVSRIPIIAQPNAGMPVIRDGKTVYDLKPEEFASFFPLLVEKGASIVGGCCGTTPHYIKLVKKAVKDLKPKVKVNKFTAVASNTKTVFIGENYLLRVIGERINPTGKKKLSEAFLAGDVSLAVEEAIKQQKCGAEILDVNVGVPGVNEEELLPKVVSEIQNVVDIPLQIDSTNIKAVEKAIRILRGRPIINSVSAKEESLKEVLPIVKKYGACVVGLTVGDKGLPKDRHERIENAKKIIKKAEEYGIPKEDILIDCIVLTVSSEQEAAIETLEAIKLAKEELGVNTVVGLSNVSFGLPERRLINSTFLAMAASYGLTTAIINPCDEAMMDTLRASMVLLNKDKGSVNYLNIYGKKQKEEIKEKEQQKIQEEDLKSKLYIQILEGKKSGVEDIVKNILEEEVQPLSIVDNIIIPALKEVGDRYEKGIYFLPQLLSSAEVVQSAFKIIKEKLPKGSVSKGKIILATVEGDVHDIGKNIVKVLLENYGYDVIDLGKDVKGEVILEEVKRTGAPLVGLSALMTTTLFNMEKIIKLLKANTDVKIMVGGAVLTEEYAYKIGADYYGKTAQDAVKIADKFFLKNALLCKTCGI is encoded by the coding sequence ATGTTAGACATTTTTAAAGAACTTTCAAATAGAGTGATTGTTTTTGATGGAGCAATGGGGACACAACTTCAAGAGAGGGGTTTAAAAAGTGGAGAGTGTCCCGAATATATGAATATAACCCATCCAGAAGTAGTATTTGATATCCACAGGTCCTATATAGAAGCAGGAGCGGATGTGATTGAGACAAATACCTTTGGCGCTAACAGGATAAAATTAGCAAAATATGGACTGGAAAATGAGGTTTTCAATATTGTCACTCAGGCTGTCAAAATTGCCAAAGAAGCTTCCAAAGATAAACCTGTGGCACTTTCTATAGGACCTATTGGAGAACTTTTGACCCCTTATGGAGACATGACTTTTGACGAAGCTTATGATGTTTTTAAAGAAGTAGTTATAGCTGCAGAAAGAGCGGGAGCAGATATTGTTTTAATTGAAACAATGTCAGATATGCTGGAGGCAAAAGCTGCCATTCTTGCTGCTAAAGAGAATTCAAACATGAAAGTTATATGTACAATGACTTTTCAAGAAGATGGAAGGACTCTCATGGGGTCAGACCCTATAACTGTAGTAGTTAGTTTACAAGGGTTAGGATTGGATGCCATTGGCGTTAACTGCTCGACAGGCCCCGATAAAATGGTAAGTGTAGTGGAAAAAATGTCTCAAGTTTCTCGCATACCTATTATTGCACAACCTAATGCAGGTATGCCTGTCATTCGCGACGGCAAAACAGTTTACGACTTAAAACCAGAAGAATTTGCTAGTTTCTTTCCTTTACTTGTTGAAAAAGGCGCTTCTATAGTGGGAGGGTGCTGCGGTACTACTCCTCACTATATAAAACTTGTTAAAAAAGCTGTAAAAGATTTAAAGCCAAAAGTCAAAGTCAACAAATTTACAGCTGTAGCTTCCAATACAAAAACAGTTTTCATAGGTGAAAATTATCTTTTAAGGGTTATAGGGGAACGTATAAATCCTACTGGAAAAAAGAAGTTAAGTGAGGCTTTTTTGGCGGGAGATGTGAGTTTAGCAGTAGAGGAAGCTATAAAACAGCAAAAATGCGGAGCGGAAATATTGGATGTAAATGTGGGAGTTCCTGGGGTAAACGAAGAAGAATTACTTCCTAAAGTAGTTTCTGAAATACAAAATGTGGTAGACATTCCTCTTCAAATAGATAGCACTAATATTAAAGCTGTAGAAAAAGCTATAAGAATTTTAAGAGGTAGACCCATAATCAACTCTGTAAGTGCAAAAGAGGAAAGTTTAAAAGAAGTGCTTCCTATTGTCAAAAAATACGGAGCTTGTGTTGTAGGACTTACTGTAGGAGATAAAGGGCTTCCCAAAGATAGGCATGAAAGAATTGAAAATGCGAAAAAAATTATAAAAAAAGCGGAAGAGTATGGCATACCTAAAGAGGACATATTGATAGATTGTATTGTGCTGACGGTTTCTTCTGAGCAGGAGGCTGCAATTGAGACTTTAGAAGCGATAAAATTGGCTAAAGAAGAGTTAGGAGTAAATACTGTTGTGGGACTTAGCAATGTTTCCTTTGGTTTACCTGAAAGAAGGTTGATAAACTCTACTTTTTTAGCAATGGCAGCATCTTATGGGCTTACTACTGCTATTATAAATCCCTGCGATGAAGCTATGATGGACACTTTGAGGGCTTCAATGGTTTTACTAAATAAAGATAAAGGCAGTGTGAATTATCTGAATATATATGGGAAAAAGCAAAAAGAGGAGATCAAAGAGAAAGAACAACAAAAAATTCAAGAAGAAGATTTAAAATCAAAACTCTATATCCAGATTTTAGAAGGCAAAAAGTCAGGAGTAGAAGATATAGTAAAAAATATTTTAGAGGAGGAAGTTCAGCCTCTTTCTATAGTTGATAACATAATAATTCCTGCCTTAAAAGAAGTGGGAGATAGATATGAAAAAGGCATATATTTCTTGCCACAACTTTTGAGCTCTGCAGAAGTGGTGCAAAGCGCTTTCAAGATAATAAAAGAAAAGCTTCCAAAAGGTTCAGTATCTAAAGGCAAAATAATACTTGCTACAGTTGAAGGAGATGTACATGATATAGGAAAAAATATAGTAAAAGTTTTGCTTGAAAACTATGGATATGATGTAATTGACTTAGGAAAAGATGTCAAAGGAGAAGTGATATTAGAGGAAGTAAAGCGAACAGGGGCACCGTTAGTAGGTCTAAGTGCTTTGATGACGACAACTTTGTTTAATATGGAGAAAATTATCAAACTGCTTAAAGCAAATACTGATGTGAAAATAATGGTAGGCGGGGCTGTTTTGACTGAGGAATATGCCTATAAGATTGGAGCAGATTATTACGGAAAAACGGCTCAAGATGCAGTTAAAATTGCTGATAAGTTTTTCTTAAAAAATGCTCTTTTATGTAAAACTTGTGGTATTTAA